Proteins co-encoded in one Gossypium arboreum isolate Shixiya-1 chromosome 11, ASM2569848v2, whole genome shotgun sequence genomic window:
- the LOC108473979 gene encoding probable inactive receptor kinase At5g67200, whose amino-acid sequence MGETKAMAQTGGTMPQTIPIAFLLLFFFLTCFSEPITYPPQTNLMLPSDAVSILSFKSKADLHNKLLYVLNERFDYCQWRGVNCIQGRVVRFLLPNFGLFGTFPANSLSRLDQLRVLSLHNNSLSGPIPDLSSLYNLKSLFLGRNHFSGTFPSSILFLHRLTSLDLSYNELTGPLPVNLTTLDRLNILRLEWNRFNGTVPPLNQPFLLIFNVSGNNLTGKIPVTPTLSKFNTTAFSLNPHLCGKIINKACTTRAPFFGSSSASSPAVQSPKANSGGIVALPPPHLPKKKHQRPGMVLGFTVGIALIIFSVLLALAVVKKQGGKKRVESKETKPTTASSEATNSKTQVEGVSERKSVINEIQKLKKSGNLVFVDGEVEGYSLEQLMRASAELLGRGSMGITYKAVIDGQLILTVKRLDAGKTAVTSGEVFEQHMDAVGALRHPNLVPVRAYFQAKGERLVIYDYQPNGSVSNLVHGSRSTRAKPLHWTSCLKIAEDVAEGLAYIHQASRLFHGNLKSSNVLLGSDFEACLADYSLVVLADSSCFTEDPDSLAYKAPEIRKSSRRLTPKSDVYAFGVFLLELLTGKLPSRHPVLVPRDMLEWVRATREDDGGEYHWLGMLTEVASVCSLTSPEQRPAMWQVLKMIHEIKESAMMDDSASFGYS is encoded by the exons atggGGGAAACAAAAGCGATGGCACAAACAGGAGGAACGATGCCCCAAACCATCCCCATAGCTttccttcttctcttcttcttccttaCTTGTTTCTCTGAGCCTATAACTTACCCTCCCCAGACCAACTTAATGTTGCCATCCGACGCCGTTTCCATCCTCTCCTTCAAATCCAAAGCCGACCTCCATAACAAGCTTCTTTACGTTCTCAACGAGCGTTTCGACTACTGTCAATGGCGAGGCGTCAATTGCATTCAAGGCCGCGTCGTCCGCTTTCTCCTCCCCAATTTCGGCCTCTTTGGTACTTTTCCCGCCAACTCCCTCTCCCGTCTCGACCAGCTCCGTGTTCTCAGTCTCCATAACAACTCCCTCTCCGGTCCCATCCCCGACTTGTCCTCTCTTTACAACCTTAAGTCCCTGTTTCTCGGCCGCAACCATTTCTCTGGAACCTTCCCTTCTTCCATCTTGTTTCTTCATAGATTAACCTCCCTCGATCTTTCTTACAATGAATTGACTGGTCCCCTTCCAGTTAACTTAACCACATTGGACCGGTTAAACATCCTCCGCCTTGAGTGGAACCGGTTTAACGGAACGGTCCCGCCTTTAAACCAACCCTTCCTACTCATCTTCAACGTTTCAGGCAACAATCTTACTGGAAAAATACCGGTCACGCCCACTTTATCCAAGTTCAATACGACGGCGTTCTCTTTGAACCCTCACCTTTGTGGGAAGATTATCAACAAAGCCTGCACTACGCGTGCACCGTTTTTCGGTTCTTCTTCAGCTTCTAGTCCGGCAGTGCAGAGCCCGAAGGCCAACTCCGGAGGGATTGTAGCTCTGCCACCGCCGCATTTACCAAAGAAGAAGCACCAGAGACCTGGGATGGTCCTTGGATTTACTGTCGGCATTGCGTTGATAATATTTTCAGTTTTGTTAGCTTTAGCTGTAGTTAAAAAGCAAGGCGGTAAAAAGAGAGTAGAGTCGAAAGAAACTAAGCCAACAACAGCTTCATCCGAGGCAACGAACTCAAAAACCCAAGTGGAAGGAGTTTCGGAGAGAAAATCAGTGATAAACGAAATTCAGAAGCTGAAAAAGAGTGGGAATTTAGTGTTTGTTGATGGGGAAGTGGAAGGGTACAGTTTAGAGCAGTTAATGAGAGCTTCAGCTGAGTTATTAGGGAGAGGTAGCATGGGGATTACGTATAAGGCAGTGATTGATGGGCAATTGATTTTGACAGTGAAGAGATTGGATGCTGGGAAAACGGCAGTAACCAGCGGTGAAGTTTTTGAACAGCATATGGATGCTGTTGGGGCGCTGAGACACCCCAATTTGGTGCCTGTTAGAGCTTATTTTCAAGCTAAAGGTGAAAGGCTTGTGATATATGATTATCAACCCAACGGAAGCGTTTCCAATCTCGTTCATG GTTCAAGATCAACTAGGGCAAAGCCACTTCATTGGACATCATGTTTAAAGATAGCAGAAGATGTTGCAGAGGGCCTTGCCTACATCCACCAAGCATCAAGGCTTTTCCATGGCAACTTGAAATCGTCCAACGTCCTCCTTGGTTCCGATTTCGAAGCTTGCCTCGCCGACTACAGCCTTGTGGTCCTTGCAGACTCTTCTTGTTTTACTGAAGATCCTGATTCTTTAGCCTATAAAGCGCCTGAGATTCGAAAATCCAGCCGCCGACTAACTCCCAAGTCGGATGTTTATGCCTTCGGTGTGTTTCTATTGGAGCTTTTGACAGGCAAACTTCCATCACGACATCCGGTGCTTGTGCCTCGGGATATGCTGGAATGGGTTAGAGCAACACGTGAAGATGATGGTGGGGAATATCACTGGCTTGGGATGCTTACTGAAGTTGCTAGTGTTTGTAGCTTGACATCTCCGGAACAACGGCCAGCAATGTGGCAGGTGTTAAAGATGATACATGAGATCAAGGAGAGTGCGATGATGGATGATAGTGCATCTTTTGGTTACTCATAA
- the LOC128283857 gene encoding uncharacterized protein LOC128283857, translating into MVANCRMVRSMNVEIYSRRHETFRVTETISRRPGIPPKSYGVDLRNRRRDCRRFQTLHYPCAHVVAACAKVNLNIEQFVDDMYILERTLRVWENEFPVLPDLSTWEVPPMTFELIPDRGLRRNLRGRPQSSRIRNEMDIREKSDGKRCALCRLAGHNRSKCPQRNYHIGQSSRSGRN; encoded by the coding sequence ATGGTTGCAAACTGTCGGATGGTgaggtcgatgaatgtagaaatatattcacGACGCCATGAAACATTTCGTGTTACAGAGACCATCAGTCGCCGACCCGGTATACCACCTAAGTCCTATGGAGTTGATCTCCGTAACAGACGGCGTGATTGCAGGAGGttccaaacacttcattatccatgTGCGCATGTTGTGGCAGCGTGTGCTAAGGTGAACCTTAATATTGAACAATTTGTCGATGATATGTACATACTCGAGCGCACGTTACGTGTCTGGGAAAATGAGTTCCCCGTACTGCCTGATTTGTCTACGTGGGAGGTGCCTCCGATGACTTTCGAACTTATCCCAGACAGAGGGCTACGCAGGAATCTGAGAGGTCGTCCGCAATCATCCAGAATTCGTAATGAGatggacattagggagaaatccgaTGGTAAGCGTTGTGCATTATGCAGGTTAGCTGGTCATAATCGAAGTAAATGCCCGCAGCGAAACTATCATATTGGACAATCGTCACGATCGGGTAGGAATTGA
- the LOC128283858 gene encoding uncharacterized protein LOC128283858, producing MELVDDEDVETIIALYCGNWSDKNSPIHLFAELAGMEQNEDITAYGEEHATEEPCVVAPISYVDSESTIRGIDNDLNVTPNIDVIDSDSDPDVDDVPDDIDDEDVNDDGNINTSSVGNQMRRIVIHNNPGPHMSLIDPDAAYEAEFPEYPEILLAHWLAVNSDHEELLVGHRFESKEECVFAIKRYSMNISMNYKVAVSKPTLYIGECWKLVEGCSWRVRAAFIQKSQMWEIRKFVGLHTCTSIRMTEDHGKLDSKTICTFIMPVVKDMPTIKVSVLIAEMQARFQYRVSYRKAWIAKQMVMEQLYGDFNASYNELQGWIAAIQEYVPGTIIELQTQPYYGPDDQLQLEKRIFYRMFWTFDPCVRAFPHYKPFVQVDGTWLYGKYTQILLLAVAQD from the exons atggaacttgtagacgaCGAAGACGTGGAGACAATAATAGCTCTTTACTGTGGGAATTGGAGTGACAAAAATTCACCGATTCACTTATTTGCTGAATTAGCCGGTATGGAGCAGAATGAAGATATCACTGCATATGGTGAAGAACATGCAACTGAAGAACCGTGTGTGGTGGCTCCAATTTCGTACGTTGATAGTGAATCGACTATACGTGGGATCGATAACGATCTTAATGTTACACCAAATATTGAcgtg AtcgatagtgatagtgatcccgATGTGGATGATGTCCCCgatgatattgacgatgaagatgtGAATGACGATGGAAACATTAACACGTCTTCAGTGGGGAACCAGATGCGACGTATTGTGATACACAACAACCCTGGGCCACACATGTCGCTCATAGACCCCGACGCGGCGTATGAAGCTGAGTTCCCAGAGTACCCTGAAATACTTCTTGCTCACTGGCTGGCCGTAAATTCTGATCATGAGGAGTTATTGGTAGGCCATAGATTTGAAAGTAAAGAAGAGTGTGTATTTGCTATTAAACGGTATAGTATGAATATATCAATGAATTACAAAGTTGCAGtgtctaaaccgacattatatattggagAGTGTTGGAAGTTGGTGGAAGGCTGTAGTTGGCGTGTACGAGCTGCATTTATTCAAAAATCACAGATGTGGGAGATACGCAAATTTGTTGGGCTTCACACGTGCACATCAATACGTATGACTGAAGACCATggaaaacttgattccaaaactatctgtaCGTTTATCATGCCAGTGGTGAAGGACATGCCGACCATTAAAGTTTCAGTTTTGATTGCTGAAATGCAGGCACGGTTTCAGTATCGAGTATCATATCGAAAGGCATGGATAGCTAAACAAATGGTAATGGAGCAATTGTATGGGGATTTCAATGCATCGTATAATGAGTTACAGGGATGGATAGCCGCTATACAGGAGTACGTACCTGGGACTATCATTGAGTTACAAACACAACCTTATTACGGCCCGGATGACCAATTACAACTAGAAAAAAGAATTTTCTATCGGATGTTCTGGACATTTGATCCATGTGTGCGCGCATTTCCCCACTACAAGCCGTTTGTGCAAGTTGATGGGACAtggctatatggaaaatatacacagatcTTACTTCTTGCAGTTGCTCAAGACTAA